The following are encoded together in the Anoplopoma fimbria isolate UVic2021 breed Golden Eagle Sablefish chromosome 13, Afim_UVic_2022, whole genome shotgun sequence genome:
- the ptrh1 gene encoding probable peptidyl-tRNA hydrolase, whose amino-acid sequence MSRLKEVTCLSRCSRYLSLFFKRLWNFFTMRRLLTRILHRVLLSGFTPVGLEAEIHTEGRRRLVVGLGNPGMEGTRHSVGMAVLGALAARLGVGDRWRGDKHVSGEVIVSEVRQTHVVLLRPRLLMNINGVSVAKAAGKYGIKPEDILLVHDELDKPLGKVVIKHGGSARGHNGVRSCVDCLQTDVMSRLRVGIGRPTGKTPVERHVLGRFSSEEKKVLDSVLAQSVDLLLSQLSQQDSQPPSSSSSPAGGRRAAVQKGEEMERSSSPAAEAQKT is encoded by the exons atgagccGATTGAAAGAGGTCACATGTTTAAGTCGTTGTAGTCGATATTTGTCACTGTTTTTCAAGAGATTGTGGAACTTTTTCACAATGAGGCGACTTTTAACGAGAATCTTACACAGAGTTCTGCTGAGTGGGTTCACACCGGTGGGCCTGGAGgcagaaatacacacagaagGCCGAAGAAGGCTG gtGGTGGGGCTGGGTAACCCGGGGATGGAGGGTACCAGACACAGCGTCGGCATGGCGGTGCTCGGCGCGCTCGCCGCCCGCCTCGGCGTGGGCGACCGTTGGCGCGGCGACAAGCACGTGTCCGGTGAGGTCATCGTGTCGGAGGTGCGACAAACCCACGTGGTGCTGCTCCGTCCGCGGCTGCTGATGAACATCAACGGAGTGTCGGTGGCCAAAGCCG CTGGTAAATACGGAATCAAGCCTGAAGACATCCTGCTGGTCCACGATGAGCTGGACAAACCTCTGGGGAAGGTCGTCATCAAACACGGAGGAAGTGCCAG AGGTCATAACGGAGTCCGCTCCTGTGTAGACTGTCTGCAGACGGAT GTGATGTCCAGACTCCGGGTCGGGATCGGCCGTCCGACGGGGAAAACGCCGGTGGAGCGCCACGTCCTGGGCCGGTTCTCctcagaggagaagaaggtTCTGGACTCGGTTCTGGCCCAGAGCGtggacctcctcctctcccagctCTCCCAGCAGGACTCccagcctccctcctcctcctcctcaccagcagggggcagaaGAGCGGCGGTGCAGAAGGGGGAGGAGATGGAGCGCTCTTCTTCTCCGGCCGCTGAAGCTCAAAAAACATGA
- the LOC129101813 gene encoding natterin-3-like codes for MRSCVAVVLAVLQLCSPSLQSDPLLYVAQDGQEQPKPWLNPTLEDVVPSREVIQPPAFREIPETETTSHSLPMFGEHANLKWVTWSGNLPNGAVAIFNGYAERTDYVCKVNCESGFYTPSKGDFCLYPYADKEYASSKFEVLVNVDHFEFLEWVEESYGSVPGYAVKTCPNSDIFVGKNKYGLGKVVSQHEAFFLPWEGDEYWYKSYQVLAINRDSYSQHISHVEYAIDQMELFHHPPEALQYAKVTNLECRDVEKTVKLEKTTSVGKTWDIGRETRNGSVSTMVAKVPILGPGTVDFTKEQTVTFSEGTSVVDSIGHSVSVELRVPPNHSCAVRMEGRKMTADIPFTGRLSRTNHNGDTHWTYITGIYDGVSVGEINAVVERCQPVTDAVPCSPTQV; via the exons ATGAGGTCGTGTGTCGCTGTTGTCTTGGCGgtgctgcagctctgcagcccATCGCTGCAGTCTGATCCACTGCTCTACGTCGCCCAGGACGGGCAAGAGCAACCCA aGCCGTGGCTGAACCCAACGTTGGAGGATGTTGTCCCTTCCCGAGAAGTCATCCAACCTCCTGCGTTCAGAGAGATCCCAGAAACCGAAACGACCTCGCACTCCTTACCCATGTTCGGCGAACACGCCAACCTCAAGTGGGTGACGTGGAGCGGCAACCTCCCGAACGGTGCCGTCGCCATCTTCAACGGCTACGCCGAACGCACCGACTACGTGTGCAAAGTCAACTGCGAGTCCGGCTTCTACACGCCCAGCAAAGGAGACTTCTGCTTGTACCCGTACGCCGACAAAGAGTACGCGTCCTCCAAGTTTGAAGTGCTGGTCAACGTGGACCACTTTGAGTTCCTGGAGTGGGTTGAAGAGTCGTACGGATCGGTCCCTGGTTACGCCGTCAAAACCTGCCCCAACTCGGACATCTTCGTGGGCAAAAACAAGTACGGTCTCGGCAAAGTGGTGAGCCAACACGAGGCCTTCTTCCTCCCCTGGGAGGGCGATGAGTACTGGTACAAGAGCTACCAGGTTCTGGCCATCAACAGAGACAGCTACAGCCAGCACATCTCTCACGTGGAGTACGCCATCGACCAGATGGAGCTCTTCCACCATCCGCCCGAGGCCTTGCAGTACGCCAAAGTCACCAACCTGGAGTGCAGAGACGTGGAGAAGACGGTGAAACTGGAGAAGACCACATCGGTGGGGAAGACCTGGGACATCGGCAGAGAGACCCGCAATGGCTCCGTCTCCACCATGGTGGCCAAGGTGCCCATCCTCGGCCCGGGGACGGTGGACTTCACCAAGGAGCAGACGGTGACCTTCTCTGAGGGAACCAGCGTGGTGGACTCCATCGGTCACTCCGTCTCCGTGGAGCTGCGGGTTCCACCAAACCACTCGTGCGCCGTGAGGATGGAAGGCAGGAAGATGACGGCCGACATCCCGTTCACCGGCAGGCTGAGCCGGACCAACCACAACGGAGACACCCACTGGACGTACATCACCGGCATCTACGACGGCGTGAGCGTCGGCGAGATCAACGCCGTGGTGGAGAGGTGTCAGCCGGTGACGGACGCCGTTCCCTGCTCCCCAACTCAAGTCTGA
- the LOC129100876 gene encoding natterin-3-like, producing the protein MFSRLAFLLNPELEGQVPESTGNPVVSGPLTPADLEQQQDLPSSFVFGDNVNLEWLTWAGSVPNGAVAIYNGYTERTDYVCKYKCEAGFYNPSLGPYCRYPYGDSEFYAPEFEILANRDNFEFLEWKEDSYGSVPQYSVRTCPGVGIYVGKNKYGLGKVVPQFEAFFLPWEGDEYWYKKYQVLTINRDAYSQHITDVKYAIDEVAIFQYPPETMRISGITNNECQTVVKTVTISKTTEVETTWNIGRATMLGITGSITAKIPFIGSGGIELGGEKTLSFSRGTTVVESLSHSVSVELNIPPNHSCRVRMEGRKMKADIPYTARLSRTYRNGETQWTSISGTYDGVQIGEVRAVVDRCEPVPDAQPCP; encoded by the exons ATGTTTTCAAGACTTG CTTTCTTGCTGAACCCTGAGCTTGAGGGTCAGGTGCCTGAATCAACGGGTAACCCAGTGGTGTCGGGTCCTCTGACTCCGGCTGacctggagcagcagcaggatctACCTTCCTCCTTCGTTTTCGGCGATAACGTCAACCTGGAGTGGCTGACCTGGGCGGGCTCTGTGCCCAACGGCGCTGTCGCAATCTACAACGGCTACACCGAGCGCACCGACTACGTCTGCAAGTACAAGTGTGAAGCCGGCTTCTACAACCCGAGCCTGGGCCCCTACTGCCGTTACCCCTACGGAGACAGCGAGTTCTACGCCCCCGAGTTCGAGATCCTGGCCAACAGAGACAACTTTGAGTTCCTGGAGTGGAAGGAAGATTCCTATGGTTCAGTGCCCCAATATTCAGTCAGGACCTGCCCAGGTGTTGGCATCTACGTTGGGAAGAACAAGTACGGTCTCGGGAAGGTTGTACCTCAGTTCGAAGCCTTCTTCCTGCCTTGGGAAGGCGATGAGTATTGGTACAAGAAGTACCAGGTCCTGACCATCAACAGGGATGCCTACAGCCAGCACATCACCGACGTCAAGTACGCCATCGATGAAGTCGCCATCTTCCAGTATCCTCCTGAGACCATGCGCATCTCCGGGATCACCAACAATGAGTGCCAGACGGTGGTGAAGACAGTCACCATCTCAAAGACCACAGAGGTGGAGACCACCTGGAACATCGGCCGAGCCACCATGCTGGGCATCACCGGCAGCATCACGGCTAAAATCCCCTTCATTGGCTCCGGGGGCATTGAGCTTGGTGGCGAGAAGACGCTGAGTTTCTCCAGAGGAACCACCGTGGTGGAGTCGCTCAGCCACTCCGTCTCCGTGGAGCTCAACATCCCACCAAACCACTCCTGCAGAGTCCGCATGGAGGGACGCAAGATGAAAGCCGACATCCCCTACACTGCCCGCCTCAGCCGCACCTACCGCAACGGAGAGACCCAGTGGACGTCCATCTCTGGGACGTACGACGGAGTCCAGATCGGAGAAGTCCGGGCCGTAGTGGACCGCTGTGAACCCGTTCCTGATGCACAGCCATGCccctga